The proteins below come from a single Xenopus tropicalis strain Nigerian chromosome 9, UCB_Xtro_10.0, whole genome shotgun sequence genomic window:
- the eri2 gene encoding ERI1 exoribonuclease 2 isoform X1 has protein sequence MATKQLAKQLGLIRRSSKTSLSSNNISHPKARQFFEYLIIIDFESTCWKDGKHSTQEIIEFPAVLLNVANGEIESEFHTYVQPQEHPILSEFCTELTGIKQLQVDNGVPLKICLSQFNSWIQKLQKEKGIAFVTAVPTHSAAEHKMCAFVTWSDWDLGVCLLYECRRKQMKKPDILNSWIDLRATYKLFYNRRPKGLNGALQDLGIEFSGREHSGLDDSRNTAKLAWRMIRDGCVMKITKSLDKVNHKISYTRPAQVLPAQDANSVQVGNIQTSKKDSENNPQQSGKNDTCGNAVNLQKDLEPSSLKINNKPVVGGDKTVTMLTGHQGQKILPSQTLINGLSTTLGNGPKRCFTNRTSLGSLQTGAPLGAFTSTPAEHSLVSGHVLMSTTVTSVTDISALEISSTSECLSMLADWEDAAVIEDSQEEPSVTTNEQSDMLMAESSGHITLPETNTGNCNRIGNDKYGHFRPQISHSHSVAYQSPNTTIYNVNVKQTVSSSSAFKIPCVLASRSTEMMSGSAQLHNMPLPLPSFPKRKLSSVSFYSPPKKQPFIIHEDKCSSNNRSLPIISSRPHNVPPTILNATVNNTFKAARSGKITAPMCNCGRRAKRLTVSNTGPNQGKAFYTCSVKKRNEENKKGCDYFKWEHTVVKEKSAQSTIVLSKSGISFTSNNSFTPANSASRRSFVCLRPSMRT, from the exons ATGGCGACTAAACAACTGGCAAA ACAGCTTGGCTTAATAAGGAGAAGCTCTAAAACGTCTCTGTCTTCAAACAATATCTCACATCCCAAAGCTa GACAATTTTTTGAATACCTAATCATCATAGACTTTGAGTCAACTTGTTGGAAAGATGGCAAGCATTCTACTCAAGAAATCA TTGAATTTCCAGCCGTTCTGTTAAATGTGGCAAATGGGGAGATTGAGTCTGAATTCCACACATATGTGCAGCCCCAGGAACACCCAATACTGTCAGAGTTTTGTACAGAACTCACCGGTATAAAACAG TTACAAGTTGACAATGGGGTTCCATTGAAGATCTGTTTGTCCCAATTTAACAGTTGGATTCAGAAGCTCCAAAAAGAAAAGGGTATTGCTTTTGTTACTGCTGTACCAACTCATTCAGCAGCAGAACACAAGATGTGTGCCTTTGTCACATGGTCAG ATTGGGATTTGGGAGTCTGTTTGTTGTATGAATGTAGGCggaaacaaatgaaaaaaccTGACATCTTGAATTCATGGATTGATCTAAGAGCAACGTACAAG CTTTTTTACAACCGCAGACCAAAAGGACTTAATGGCGCTTTGCAGGATTTGGGAATTGAATTCTCTGGAAGGGAGCATTCTG GTTTGGATGATTCCCGCAATACTGCAAAGCTGGCTTGGAGAATGATCCGTGATGGATGTGTGATGAAAATAACCAAATCTTTAGATAAG GTGAACCATAAGATTTCCTATACAAGACCTGCGCAAGTGCTGCCAGCTCAGGATGCCAATTCTGTACAAGTGGGTAACATCCAGACATCTAAGAAGGATTCAGAGAACAATCCCCAGCAATCTGGTAAAAATGACACTTGTGGCAATGCTGTGAACCTACAGAAGGATCTAGAGCCTagttctttaaaaataaacaataaacctGTTGTCGGTGGAGACAAAACTGTTACAATGTTAACTGGACACCAAGGTCAAAAAATATTACCATCTCAGACTTTAATAAATGGATTATCTACAACTCTTGGTAATGGTCCCAAACGTTGCTTCACCAACAGAACTTCACTCGGCTCTCTGCAAACTGGGGCACCGCTTGGAGCTTTTACTTCTACACCAGCCGAGCACTCTCTGGTTTCAGGACATGTTCTTATGTCAACCACTGTTACCTCAGTTACTGACATCTCTGCTTTGGAAATAAGCTCTACATCCGAGTGCTTATCCATGCTGGCTGATTGGGAAGATGCTGCTGTTATAGAAGACTCTCAGGAAGAGCCAAGTGTCACAACAAATGAACAATCAGATATGTTAATGGCAGAATCATCAGGTCACATAACGTTGCCTGAAACAAATACGGGAAACTGCAACAGAATAGGGAATGATAAATATGGGCATTTTCGACCACAAATTTCTCATTCACACTCTGTAGCATATCAAAGCCCTAATACGACAATTTATAATGTTAATGTAAAGCAAACTGTGTCTAGTAGTTCTGCATTTAAAATACCTTGTGTGTTGGCAAGCAGATCCACTGAAATGATGTCAGGCTCTGCACAGCTACACAACATGCCTCTACCTTTGCCTTCATTTCCAAAGAGGAAACTTTCAAGTGTAAGCTTTTACTCACCCCCCAAAAAACAGCCTTTTATTATACACGAAGATAAGTGCTCTTCTAATAACCGTTCTCTGCCCATTATCTCTAGCCGCCCTCACAATGTGCCTCCTACCATTTTAAATGCTACAGTGAATAACACCTTCAAAGCTGCCCGGTCTGGAAAAATCACTGCCCCTATGTGTAACTGTGGTCGGAGGGCAAAGAGGCTTACGGTTTCTAATACAGGCCCTAACCAGGGCAAAGCTTTCTACACCTgctctgtaaagaaaagaaatgaGGAAAACAAAAAAGGCTGTGACTATTTCAAGTGGGAACATACAGTTGTCAAGGAGAAGTCTGCTCAATCCACAATCGTGCTGTCTAAAAGCGGAATTTCATTTACCTCCAACAACAGCTTTACGCCAGCAAACTCTGCCTCTCGCAGGTCGTTTGTTTGCTTAAGACCCTCAATGAGAACATGA
- the eri2 gene encoding ERI1 exoribonuclease 2 isoform X2, with amino-acid sequence MVIRQLGLIRRSSKTSLSSNNISHPKARQFFEYLIIIDFESTCWKDGKHSTQEIIEFPAVLLNVANGEIESEFHTYVQPQEHPILSEFCTELTGIKQLQVDNGVPLKICLSQFNSWIQKLQKEKGIAFVTAVPTHSAAEHKMCAFVTWSDWDLGVCLLYECRRKQMKKPDILNSWIDLRATYKLFYNRRPKGLNGALQDLGIEFSGREHSGLDDSRNTAKLAWRMIRDGCVMKITKSLDKVNHKISYTRPAQVLPAQDANSVQVGNIQTSKKDSENNPQQSGKNDTCGNAVNLQKDLEPSSLKINNKPVVGGDKTVTMLTGHQGQKILPSQTLINGLSTTLGNGPKRCFTNRTSLGSLQTGAPLGAFTSTPAEHSLVSGHVLMSTTVTSVTDISALEISSTSECLSMLADWEDAAVIEDSQEEPSVTTNEQSDMLMAESSGHITLPETNTGNCNRIGNDKYGHFRPQISHSHSVAYQSPNTTIYNVNVKQTVSSSSAFKIPCVLASRSTEMMSGSAQLHNMPLPLPSFPKRKLSSVSFYSPPKKQPFIIHEDKCSSNNRSLPIISSRPHNVPPTILNATVNNTFKAARSGKITAPMCNCGRRAKRLTVSNTGPNQGKAFYTCSVKKRNEENKKGCDYFKWEHTVVKEKSAQSTIVLSKSGISFTSNNSFTPANSASRRSFVCLRPSMRT; translated from the exons ATGGTTATACG ACAGCTTGGCTTAATAAGGAGAAGCTCTAAAACGTCTCTGTCTTCAAACAATATCTCACATCCCAAAGCTa GACAATTTTTTGAATACCTAATCATCATAGACTTTGAGTCAACTTGTTGGAAAGATGGCAAGCATTCTACTCAAGAAATCA TTGAATTTCCAGCCGTTCTGTTAAATGTGGCAAATGGGGAGATTGAGTCTGAATTCCACACATATGTGCAGCCCCAGGAACACCCAATACTGTCAGAGTTTTGTACAGAACTCACCGGTATAAAACAG TTACAAGTTGACAATGGGGTTCCATTGAAGATCTGTTTGTCCCAATTTAACAGTTGGATTCAGAAGCTCCAAAAAGAAAAGGGTATTGCTTTTGTTACTGCTGTACCAACTCATTCAGCAGCAGAACACAAGATGTGTGCCTTTGTCACATGGTCAG ATTGGGATTTGGGAGTCTGTTTGTTGTATGAATGTAGGCggaaacaaatgaaaaaaccTGACATCTTGAATTCATGGATTGATCTAAGAGCAACGTACAAG CTTTTTTACAACCGCAGACCAAAAGGACTTAATGGCGCTTTGCAGGATTTGGGAATTGAATTCTCTGGAAGGGAGCATTCTG GTTTGGATGATTCCCGCAATACTGCAAAGCTGGCTTGGAGAATGATCCGTGATGGATGTGTGATGAAAATAACCAAATCTTTAGATAAG GTGAACCATAAGATTTCCTATACAAGACCTGCGCAAGTGCTGCCAGCTCAGGATGCCAATTCTGTACAAGTGGGTAACATCCAGACATCTAAGAAGGATTCAGAGAACAATCCCCAGCAATCTGGTAAAAATGACACTTGTGGCAATGCTGTGAACCTACAGAAGGATCTAGAGCCTagttctttaaaaataaacaataaacctGTTGTCGGTGGAGACAAAACTGTTACAATGTTAACTGGACACCAAGGTCAAAAAATATTACCATCTCAGACTTTAATAAATGGATTATCTACAACTCTTGGTAATGGTCCCAAACGTTGCTTCACCAACAGAACTTCACTCGGCTCTCTGCAAACTGGGGCACCGCTTGGAGCTTTTACTTCTACACCAGCCGAGCACTCTCTGGTTTCAGGACATGTTCTTATGTCAACCACTGTTACCTCAGTTACTGACATCTCTGCTTTGGAAATAAGCTCTACATCCGAGTGCTTATCCATGCTGGCTGATTGGGAAGATGCTGCTGTTATAGAAGACTCTCAGGAAGAGCCAAGTGTCACAACAAATGAACAATCAGATATGTTAATGGCAGAATCATCAGGTCACATAACGTTGCCTGAAACAAATACGGGAAACTGCAACAGAATAGGGAATGATAAATATGGGCATTTTCGACCACAAATTTCTCATTCACACTCTGTAGCATATCAAAGCCCTAATACGACAATTTATAATGTTAATGTAAAGCAAACTGTGTCTAGTAGTTCTGCATTTAAAATACCTTGTGTGTTGGCAAGCAGATCCACTGAAATGATGTCAGGCTCTGCACAGCTACACAACATGCCTCTACCTTTGCCTTCATTTCCAAAGAGGAAACTTTCAAGTGTAAGCTTTTACTCACCCCCCAAAAAACAGCCTTTTATTATACACGAAGATAAGTGCTCTTCTAATAACCGTTCTCTGCCCATTATCTCTAGCCGCCCTCACAATGTGCCTCCTACCATTTTAAATGCTACAGTGAATAACACCTTCAAAGCTGCCCGGTCTGGAAAAATCACTGCCCCTATGTGTAACTGTGGTCGGAGGGCAAAGAGGCTTACGGTTTCTAATACAGGCCCTAACCAGGGCAAAGCTTTCTACACCTgctctgtaaagaaaagaaatgaGGAAAACAAAAAAGGCTGTGACTATTTCAAGTGGGAACATACAGTTGTCAAGGAGAAGTCTGCTCAATCCACAATCGTGCTGTCTAAAAGCGGAATTTCATTTACCTCCAACAACAGCTTTACGCCAGCAAACTCTGCCTCTCGCAGGTCGTTTGTTTGCTTAAGACCCTCAATGAGAACATGA